The Micropterus dolomieu isolate WLL.071019.BEF.003 ecotype Adirondacks unplaced genomic scaffold, ASM2129224v1 contig_7801, whole genome shotgun sequence DNA segment AACAGAGCTTGAGGGCGCTCAGAAGGAAGCTAGGTCTCTGAGCACTGAGCTCTTCAAACTGAAGAACTCCTATGAAGAATCTCTTGAACATCTGGAGACCATGAAAAGAGAGAACAAGAATCTGCAGGGTAAGGGTAGCAGCAGCATAAATTACAGAATTTGCTCTAATATCTAAACCATTATATGATAATGCAACTTTTTGTTTCTCAGAGGAAATATCTGATCTCACTGAGCAAATTAGTGAGGGTGGAAAGAATATTCATGAGCTTGAGAAGATTCGAAAACAGCTGGAACAAGAGAAGTCTGAGATTCAAACAGCCCTGGAGGAAGCAGAGGTATGTTCAAATTATATACTTGAACATGTTTTGGTAATTGATAGTAACTagtcattcatttcattttcaatctTTATTTCACTATAGGCCTCTCTGGAGCATGAGGAAGGGAAGATTCTGAGAGCCCAACTTGAGTTCAGCCAGGTTAAGGCTGATATTGAGCGCAAGCTGGCCGAGAAAGATGAAGAGATGGAGCAAGCAAAGAGAAACCAACAGCGAATTGTGGATAATCTACAGAGCTCTCTTGAGGCAGAGACTCGCAGCAGGAACGAGGCGCTCCGTTTGAAGAAGAAAATGGAGGGAGATCTCAATGAGATGGAGATCCAGCTTAGCCAGGCCAACAGGCAGGCTGCTGAGGCCCAGAAACAACTTAAGGCTGTTCATGCTCATCTGAAGGTATGCATAGTCCAAGGACACCTTGGACTtattatattgtcattttatataACTTGCTTCATAATAAATGTCACACTCTTCCAGGATGCTCAGCTCCAGCTTGATGACTCTCTTCGAGCCAATGACGATTTGAAGGAAAACATCGCCATCGTTGAGAGGCGCAACAATCTGCTTCAGGCTGAAGTTGAGGAGCTCAGGTCTGCTCTGGAGCAAACTGAGAGAGGTCGCAAACTTGCTGAGCAAGAGCTGCTGGATGTTAGTGAGAGGGTGCAGCTACTGCACTCACAGGTAGACTTTCACCGCACCTGCCACCAATagttttattataaatttaGTGATGAATTCTAAATGCAAATTTTGCATTTGACTAGAACACCAGCCTACTAAACCAGAAGAAGAAGCTGGAGGCTGATACAACCCAGCTTCAGACTGAAGTGGAGGAAGCGGTGCAGGAGTGCAGAAACGCTGAGGAAAAAGCCAAGAAAGCCATCACTGATGCTGCCATGATGGCAGAGGAGCTGAAGAAAGAGCAGGACACCAGCGCTCACCTGGAGCGTATGAAGAAGAACATGGAGCAAACTATCAAAGACCTGCAGCACCGTCTGGATGAAGCTGAACAGATCGCCATGAAGGGAGGCAAGAAGCAGGTGCAGAAGCTCGAGGCCAGGGTGAGTATAAGTAGGCTCTTtgaatcatttaaatatgtaaaataaacagCTGCTCTTAGTAAAGTACAGAGGTGTTGGCTCACCTTTGTTTTGACTGCATACTACTTCCTGCAGGTCAGGGAACTTGAAACCGAGGtggaaaatgaacaaaaacatgcCAGTGATGCTGTAAAAGGAGTGAGAAAGTATGAAAGACGTGTAAAGGAGCTTACCTATCAGGTAACTATCAATCTATTTATGCTGTGCAAATTACATtctgattatcaaaatatatagatcaaaatatatatacatttttaatttatcttgttttcacaCGATTTAGACAGAAGAAGACCGAAAAAACCTAGCACGTCTTCAAGATCTGGTGGACAAGCTGCAGCTAAAGGTCAAATCGTACAAGAGAGCTTCAGAGGAGGCTGTAAGTACTGTGAAAAATCAAATGCCAAACTTGCATCTTACCAGTGAAATTATTGGATATAACATGTAACATGGTGTGTCCGTTCTACAGGAGGAACAGGCCAACAATAATCTCACCAAGTTCCGTAAGCTTCAACATGAGCTGGATGAAGCTGAAGAGAGAGCTGACATCGCTGAGTCCCAGGTCAACAAACTACGTGCCAAGAGTCGTGATGTGGGCTCAAAGGTCAGTTATGTGTGTTTCGTGTTGTGATATAttgtattaaatataattatttatttcttgattattaaataaatgaaattaataCAATATAAATTACAATATATTCTTAATTTTTGTCCCGTCTGACTACTGTTTATGAGTCAGTCAGTATATTGCCACCTAAATAGTGTACAGCGTGCACAAACCTCAACAAACCtttgaaatattattttgagGCTTCTGATTGGTCAACATGGCTGtaggggttagggttatatTGCCGGCAGTTGATTTGGCATGTTCTTGACAGTGCCGCaattgtgtttttgcatttcatgtggaaagagaggaaaacCTCTGATTATATAAATACCCGTGTATGTATATACCATAATATGTACTTACTAATCCATAGTGAATCTTAGACTTTTAACTTGATTGCAGCATTGCTTCACAAATTGCAAAGCcttaaaaataacaaagataTGTGTTTCATTGTCTATTTCTCATTCTCATTTCAGAAAGGACACGACGGGGAGTGAACCTCAAGGAAGGAATTCTAGTTTCTGAGACACCTGATGTCTGAATAGTGTCTCCCTAAGCATGGCAATTCTTCAGTAGAATAAAATGTATCTGCATCTCAAACTGTGCCATGGCTTTTTTTTGTAACTTCACCATATATATTAGTACATCTGAACAAAATTCTGACTAATAAGTTAACTGGGGTCTTTTAGCATGTTTGTAACAGGTCTAAcatacatttattcaatgtGATGGTAAAGGCAGATATAGCCATTTCtattacataattaaaatgcatttcatattttaaaatgaagtgTAACtgatttatataatataacCTGTTCATAAAATATTGTGTGTACACACATCATTGCACAACAACTCCAAACAAACTGGATCATTGTCTGTAAAAATCTGTATTGCAGTTGTTATATATAGTAAAACACTGATGGACAATTAGATTTTTGCATACAGGACAAATTGTGCCTTACAACCTGGTTGTAGCTTCCACTGTGACAAAAGTTGATCAGTATTTTAATGGTTGTAGGATTTCATCAAGACAGCTTTAGAATGTCTTACTTTTCATTAGCTGTATGCATTTCATGGACCTATGTCCAATATAGTAAATTAATCAAATGCTATACCATAAATATGTCTGTGTTTCAAAATAGTTATTGCTGAACATAAGACAATGATTATTTATGGGCAGGGAGTTTAACCTGCTGCACTTTTTAACCACAACCAACAGTTACCAACCACAACCACAGTGTAGGAACACAACCTTGAGTACACTTCATCACTGGAGGAGGGTTGAAAGGTTGGCTGAATTACAAAATTGATTTATCTTTTCAAAGCATGATTTCACTGGATGTTTGGCAGTGGATGGGGCCCtagttagttttagttttatggACTTAAAAACAGCCTGCAGATCAGATAAGCTGACTGAATGAGATTTCACAAAGATTTAAATCAAGTTATGATAAACAGTATTGTGCTAAATAGGAAAATCTATGTGATCTACATCCACAACATAATGCACCTTCCCATATAATCAATACCTCATCATATACAGATGTTATAGATAATTTTCAATTATTGACCTATTATGATGTTACAGTGTCATTAACATAGTACAATAGCGCAATTCTCTTATCGACTCACCTGTTGAGGTACTCTTCCGGAAGGTGTCTCATTTCTAAGATTTGTGACGTTTCACAGTAAAAGCCTAAgagtgaaaacaacaaaagcatgAAATGTAGAGGAAATTGTGACCAATGGCACTTTTGCTCTCTTTCAGTTAAGTGTAATCTTAAACATGCAATATGTTTACTGATTAAGTGAAATTTCCATATATCAgcaaattaatataaaaaaaaaaaacatttaaaagaatatatttaaGGAAGCTTACCGagtataaaatacaatatagaCAATAACTTTTTGGTCTTGGCACTATAGCAGACATACTACAAAAGTAATTAATTACAATGTCACTAATTAGGGATAAAGATAATAATGGAAAGGAAAGCTTTTCTCCAAAATTTCTCATAAAAAAGGCATTGCTCATTTTCTCAAAGAAAATTCACCTATACATTTCTTCACTATCTATCTATAAGAACTAACATATCTCAAGTAACATTACacacaatataatttaaattaaacatattgCAATTACATTTCATGTAACTGAacttaatatttaatgtaattcAAACAGTACCTTTTGCTCTGTTATGCTCAATGTCCggccttcatcagcagaaaaGCCTTCTAATCTATAGGAGTCTTACAGTTCTGTGTGCAAACCCAGCAACCACTAACTTCAGAGTCTGAATGGAGACCAAGAGAAAGGGCAAGACAAGAGAAGGACATATGGAGGCAGGGTCCACTACTCAACACCTCCTCAAGTGACCCTCAGTGAATAACAGACATTCCAACAGTAACTGAATCTGAAACCAGAGTTGGCTCCGATTTCAAACTTGATCGAGACAAGGTGTCTCACACCTTCccttgtgtgttcatgtgagtGGAGAAGTCAGAGACACAAGGACTCCGGACAGCTGGGAATGGGACCTTTGATGCAAGGCTGACGTCTCCACTAATGCCTGGAATAGATTAGAGCTATGTAGAGGAGTTCAGATTCTGGTatgaaggcaaggcaaggcatgTCCACTGTATGGACaaaaaacttcctgttttaacCTAGGCTAACCAAGGTTCATTGGTAAAGTATTAGTATAGTATATCTGGGCCTGCCTAGCGTATGATATAGTGTATGACACGCATGCAAATGGTATGTTCAGTTTTAACAAACACAGTGCAGATACGAgtagttttgtttgtgttctaTATGGCAGGTAATGGAGTGCAAATGTATGTAAACCTGTCCAGATAACTAACTGGAGAATGTGTCTATGGTCCAGAAAGTGTTGCTATACGAGGACATTTACTGTAGTTTCATAAATATAGACCTTGGTGGAGAGTGACGCCTTTAAGTTACAAGAACAGATGCAACAACAGATGTATTGGGAGGCCCTAAATTACACAGCAATGAATAGGGCAAGCTGTTAAAGAATATAATCTCCCTTTGCAATTGTaaatttcaaacatttatttaggacACCTAGATTCTGTATAGAAGTTTTTTATGGAATTGAAACTCAAGCATAGGATgaacatttcatcatttatcagAATAATTTATATTCTTTGTAATAGACTATGGATGTGTTTTCTTGCCAGATTCGCACACAGCAGTTATAACTGCAGATTGCAAGCTGGACGCGAAACTCCACTGAGCTCTGCGCTCTGTCTGAACAGCCCAATTGGTTAACATGGACAATCAATAGATTCATTATAATTTTGTAAACAGAAATGACCTGACCCCTCACAAATTCTATCTAATGAAAGTTGTCAGTGATGCTCTTCAAAGAGTCTGGGCACATTTCTTTACATAACGTGGGAAGGATGTTGCTTCCAAACTGACAGCTCTTATTTCAGATACAGAAGCATACAGGTTAtttttgaataaataattttaaaatatcataGAATTCTTTATTTTATCCATTTCCTTTTGGGGGTGGTTAGACAGGGCTGAGGGTTGAGGGAAGTCCTGCTATGGGTTGCTATGTTTCTCTGAATGATATGTCACAGTGTGTTTAATggctgcattttgtttgtttttatatcctTGAATAAAAAAGCGCTTGTCATTAAGATGTTAAGCCAGAGCAATGTTAAGTAACATAGTTCTCTCAGCTTGTAATGGCTAAGATGTATACATTGTATGTGTGCACGAGCATTAATTATGTTAATTCACATGTTGGAAGGTTGGAAGCATACTGTATGGGATGTGAATTTCTTTCCCTCTGGAAAGAAGTTAGGTACTTACATGGTTGACCTCGTAGCTAGTTGGTCTGGTTCAGGAATAAACTGTGTATCATTATAGATGGTTTTTTTGCAGTTTAGTGGAGAAAATGTAATGGACGTATACTTCCATAGTCTGGACTGTTACTACAGAAGTGGAAAAAGGTCACTGTCCATGGTGCAGACCTTCCTTCCTCCCTGTTCACCCTTCCTTCCCTGTTGTGACTCTACAGTTGATGCAAAAAACCCTTCCTGAATACAATGTTAAATCCTACTTAATAATACAAGGATCAGTTTAATTCAGTCTAATGAGCCCTAGGAGAAACTGAACCAGACATATTTGAATTCTTAACAGGATGTAATGATTGGAATTCACTGCATAAAACTGGACTAAAAGTTGAAATACTGATATCaaaatacaagtacaaaatTGTTTTGCCAATGAATGGACATGCACTGCCTCTCAAGAATGTCTGAATAGGTCCCATATAAAGCTCTACACTGCTATACTGTTGTTCCAGATGGTTGTACAATAAGTTATTGGCTGTGTATTGCTCGATTAACTGTTGCTGCTCCTCTTCATATAAAAGCACTTCGCTTGTGCGTCATGAGCTGACCCCAAGCTGTCCTCTAAATCATTAGTGCTGTGAAGGCAGCCAGCAGGAATTTCACGGGTTATCTTTATGCCTAAGGATACAATGCCATGCCAGAAGACAAGGACATGGGTAGAAGCAAGGGTACAACCAACTTCTGGAACTTGTCTAACCCATTTTAAACATGTCGTGTTATAACCCTTAAGGCATGTTTCCACATTGACCCCAAAAGATTTTAACAGCTTGCTTTCACAGTAAACACAATTGGCCCAGTAGTAATgtctctttttgtgtttgttttgtggtaAATTGAtcaagaatacattttaaagtagGATTTAAAGGCATGAAATGAATGCCTGTTTATGACGAAAAGTAACTGAGTTGAGAATTTTGTTAAAATCATCATGAAAATGAGATCGGTGTACAGAATGAAGCATGaaaattgaaataaattaaGCACAGTGGGTAATATTGTCTCCAAATACCATCTTAAGCCCTGTAGTAACATTCGCACGTCTAACTATGCTTTACTGTATATTCAGCAAGAACAACTTCTATATCTGATATAACACACCACATAAATACATCATGGACCTGTGATAATTAGATGTTATATTTAGCATccaaaactacatttaaaatcCCATTATAGTTGAGCTATAGCCATTCTAACATTAGACTTTACTGTCTCCATGGCATGGCACATGATAACAACAGGCTACATGTGCGAATACCTATATGACTATAGATTTAATTTTGGTGaaattattttgtatatatttttgctAATCTGAGAAATTTCAGCAACTAAAATTAATTCAACAAAGCCAAGCACCTAGGTTTGACAAACGTGAGCACTTAGCAATCCCAAATTCTGAAGATAAATACCTTAACCACATGAATGCTCCAAGTGTTGTGTCATTCTGTACTAGTTAGTTTAACTAAAGCTAGTTAACATGAtgaacattcattcattcacattaaCATTATTCAGTATGCACAGATAATTTAGCTAAAAAAATAGGTGCAGTGGAGATTACTGATATCTTTCACTTTTTGAACCATTATAATTTAGCACAGTCttttttcatccatccatccattgtcaactgcttattCTGCGTACAGGGTGGCGGGGCATTGACTAATGTTACATTAAATTAGCTTTTATGTTAACTAACTTGAACAacgaacaaaaacaaaaaagctcaAAATATACTTTTCTGTCTATATCACAATGTGCAGTAATACCCATGGGAAATACAAGCAGGTGGCTGCTGCTGTGTATGAACAACTGTTAGTGGACATTGTCATAGTCAGTGTTttactagctagctagctaaaaaaaacagcatataTTTGGATATGTTGAGTTTAAGTTTGCCTATATGCACCTCAACAGTTTTGTCTTGAATTTAAATTTACTCAAGTAATGTGCATTCAGGTGAATAAAGCTTTAGGGTAACATTTTGTGACTTCACCGCTCTCTTTCTCAACACTTTCATCCTAACTTTCCTGCCTGTATATTGACCTCTCTTTCCGAACCTGCAGGTTCCCCACCAGTGGACCCGCTCCTCACACCTAAATGTCTTCCACATCATTCATTGTGTCCACTAGCTAGCAGCTGCTGCAAAGAACTTACATTGACAAGACGTGAAAGCTAATAGGTTGTTCCACTGCGACAAAAGCGCACAGCAGCAGAGATATGCCTTTCGGACTGAAGGCGACTAGCCAGTTGCTAGCTTGTTGCTCTTTCTGAGGCAATATCAGCTACTCTGTTTCAACAACATGTGCATTCAAGCAGAAATTCATTGGTGCCGTTGTGCTGGGAGTTGCGAGGATTtaaaccagcggtgagtaagaaatggtgaaaataatacatgtaatatgTTACCCTATAAGTAGAGGGAAAATGTatgctaggctaatttatgcagtgaAAAATACCATAGACTAATAGTGAgtagcaaaaaacaaacattgaaaGTTATTATGGAGCCAGATATTaagcttttgttaaatgtgattgttgtTAATTAAGCCATATTTTATGTGTGTTAGTGGAGTCAATTTGAagataacttttttttatgacCAAAAGCAGAGGAGAAAGCTCCTTTCTTGTGGTCAAGAAggaggacaagaagaagaagagcaacaaaggctatgttcagactgcaggccttaatgctcaattccgatttttttccAA contains these protein-coding regions:
- the LOC123964996 gene encoding myosin-6-like, giving the protein EEAVEAVNAKCSSLEKTKHRLQNEIEDLMVDVERSNAAAAALDKKQRNFDKILAEWKQKYEESQTELEGAQKEARSLSTELFKLKNSYEESLEHLETMKRENKNLQEEISDLTEQISEGGKNIHELEKIRKQLEQEKSEIQTALEEAEASLEHEEGKILRAQLEFSQVKADIERKLAEKDEEMEQAKRNQQRIVDNLQSSLEAETRSRNEALRLKKKMEGDLNEMEIQLSQANRQAAEAQKQLKAVHAHLKDAQLQLDDSLRANDDLKENIAIVERRNNLLQAEVEELRSALEQTERGRKLAEQELLDVSERVQLLHSQNTSLLNQKKKLEADTTQLQTEVEEAVQECRNAEEKAKKAITDAAMMAEELKKEQDTSAHLERMKKNMEQTIKDLQHRLDEAEQIAMKGGKKQVQKLEARVRELETEVENEQKHASDAVKGVRKYERRVKELTYQTEEDRKNLARLQDLVDKLQLKVKSYKRASEEAEEQANNNLTKFRKLQHELDEAEERADIAESQVNKLRAKSRDVGSKKGHDGE